A segment of the Brevundimonas sp. M20 genome:
GAAGCGATCCGGACGCATGGCTCCATCACAGGCGCGGGACGCGCCCTCCGGATAAGCTACAAACGCTGCTGGGCCTTGGTAGACGAGATGAACCGCTGCTGGCGCACGCCCCTCGTGACAGCCGTTCGGGGCGGTCCGACCCAAGGCGCTCTTCTGACAGAAGAAGGCGCGCGAATCCTGGAGGCCTTCCGCGCCCTTGAGCAGCGGCTGACGGCGGCGACCCGCGACGATCCCGCCTATGCGACGCTGGTCGACCACCTTCGCGACACGCCCCTGCCCCCCGCCGGCTCCTGACCCCCGCTTCGACTTGACGGATATCCGTTCGCCCTTCGATATGGCCGGATGAACATATCGGTCGGCCCATCAGGGATTTCGAAACGCGGCGGTTCTCCCGGCGGAAGGCTCCGGGCTCCTTCCCGGAGCTCCCGCCGATCTCTGGCGGTTCGGCCCGAAGCCTGGACCGCGCCCGGGATCGACGCGCCCCGGCCCTGCAGCGGTCCCGCTCCGCGTCGCGAGGAAAGATGAGCGACTGGTACACCGCGGGACTCGAGGACGACATGCGGCCGCGAATGTTCGCGGCCGCCGACCGCGGCGACGCCTTCGCCCTGGTCACCATCACGGCGGCCGAAGGCGGCGGGCCGCGCGGCGTCGGCGCCCAGATGGTGGTCACCCGGGAGGACATGGGCGGCTTCCTGTCGGGCGGCTGCATCGAGGCCGACGTCGCCCTGCACGGTCGCGAGGTCCTGGCGGCTGGCGCGCCGAAGCGGGTCGTCTACGGGCGCGGCAGCCCCTATGTCGACACCCGACTGCCCTGCGGCGGGCGGCTGGAGCTGCTCGTTGAACCCGTCGCGCCCGAAGATCCGATCGTCGCGGCGCTCAAACGGGCGCGCGACGACCGTCGCCTCGTCACCCTGATTTCCGACGGTGAGCGTCGAACCGTCGTGGACGGTCCGGCCGACCATCCTGACCGCCTGCGGGACTATGCGCCGCCGCAACGGCTGGTCGTCATCGGCTCGGACGCCTTCGCGCTCGCCATGGCCTCGGCGGGTCAGGCGCAGGGCTGGCAGGTCACCCTGGTTCGTCCCAAGGGCCCCGAGACCCCGCCGCCCCTGGCCGTCGATTACCGGCGCGACGACCCCGCCGCCGCCCTGGCCGCCCTGCGGCTGGACCCGTGGACCGCCGTCGCCATCGCCACTCATGACGTCGATCTCGACCACGCGGCCATCACGACCGCGCTCGGCCGGGACACCGGATATGTGGGCGTGCTCGGCGCGCGCCGGCGCCTGCCCGACCGCCTGGCGCGGCTGGCGGCGGACGGCGTGACGGCCGGTGACCTGAAGCGGCTGCACGCCCCTATAGGCCTGAAGATCGCCGCCCGCGCGCCGCACGAGGTCGCCGCCGCCGTCATCGGCGAGATCATCGGTTCGCGCGCATGAGCCGGCACGCCCTGGTCCTGGCCGGCGGCGCCGGCCAACGGTTCGGCGGAGCCAAGCTCCTGGCCGACTGGCGCGGCCGGCCGCTGGTCGTCTGGTCCGTCCAGACCGCGCTCGCGGCGCCGGTCGACGGCGTCGTCGTCGTGGTCGGATGCCGCGCTTCCGAGGTCCGCGCCGCGCTCGACGATCTGGCCGATCCGAGGCTGCGGCTCGTGGAGGCGCCCGACTGGGACGACGGACTGTCCGCCTCTCTCCGGGCCGGCGTCGCCGCCCTGCCCCCGAAAGCCGCAAGCCTGGCCGTCTTCCTCGGCGACATGCCCCTGGTCGACCCGTCCTCGGCCGCTCCCCTGTTCGACGCCGTCGAGGCCGGGGCCGTCGCCGCGCGCCTCGACCATGCCGACGGGCCGGCCCACCCCATCGTCTTCGGGCGCGCGTTCTTCCCGGACCTGTTGGGGATCCGCGGCGACCGGGGAGCGCGGAGCCTGCTCGCCGGCCGCGCCGACGTCGCCGTCTTCAACACCGCGGACGACGGGGCCGTGTTCGACGTCGATCGTCCCGAGGATCTCGACCCTGCGGTCGGCCCCGCTTCGCTCAGAGCAGGTCCTCGATCCTGATCGGCATCTTGCGGACCCGCACGCCGGTGGCGTGGAAGACCGCATTGGCGACCGCACCGGCGACGCCGACCATGGCCACCTCGCCCAGTCCCTTGGCGCCGATCGCATTGATGACCGGGTCGGGCTGATCGATCATGCCGACCTCGATGTCCCCGATGTCGGCGTTCACCGCCACGACGTAGTCGGCCAGATCGTTGTTGAGCCAGCCGCCGTAGCGCGGATCCACCTCCGTCTCCTCGCGAAGCGCCGCGCTGACGCCCCAGACGACCCCGCCCCGGACCTGGCTCTCGGCGGTCCTCGGCGACACCACCCGCCCGCAGTCGGCCACGCTGACGACACGGGGGACGCGGATGCGACGCGTCCGGGGCTCGACCCGAACCTCCACGAAGTGGGCGATGTAGCTGAAGCTGGTGAACTCCGGATAGACCGGGCCGGAGATGGCCATGCCCCCGGCCCGCAGGGTGGCGAGGTCGCGCGGTCCCTGTCCCGGCCCAACCCGGGAGATCTCCACCTCCACGAACGGCCGACGGACGGCGGCCAGCTGCTGGTGCAGGTTGCCGGACACCGCCCGCCCCTCCAGAAGCTCGGCCATCCGCGCCTTGAGAGCGGCGGCGGCCTCCCCGGCCGCGGTCGCGCCGCTGGCGGTGCCCCAGGATCCCGCCGTCACATGCTGGGCGGCCACCGAGGTGTCGCCGATGCGGATCTCGAGCTTGCGCGGGTCGATGTCGAGCGCGCGGATCAGCACCTGTTCGAGGGTCGAGCGAATGCCCTGTCCCATCTCATGGGCGGTGGCCGAGAAGCGCGTCGTCCCGTCCGCGCTCACCCTGAGGGTGGCCTCGGCGGGGTGCGTCAGCACCGGATAGGCGCCGCTGGCCATGCCCCAGCCGACCTGGACGCCGTCCTCGAGCCCCATGGACGCCGGCGCGAGCGGCCGGTCCCGCCAGCCGAACCGACGCGCGCCCTCGCGGATGCAGGCGTTCAGATGGCGCGAGGACAGGGGCTTGTTGTGGATCGGATCGGTGGTGGCGTCGTGGCGAAGCCGGAACTCGACAGGATCGACCCCGAGTTTCAACGCCAGTTCGTCGACGGCGCTTTCCAAGGCGAAGGCCTGCGGGTGGGGATGGGGCGCCCGCATGTAGCCCGGCGCCTGGGTGTCGATGCGGATGTTGGCGGCCGTCCCGAGATAGTTCTCGACCCCGTACATCTGGGTCGAGGATTCATGGTACTCGGGCGCGAACTGACCGCGGCGGGACTGCTGGTGATCCGCGTCGTAGCGGATGGCGACCAGCTTTCCGGCGGCGTCCGCCCCCAGCTCGATCCGGTGCCGGCTGCGCGGCCGGTAGGTGGCGTTGTGGAAGATCTGGGCCCGGGGCACCACGATCTTGACCGGCCGCCCGATCAGGACCGCAGCCAGCGCCGCCAGACTCGTCTGCCGCTGGGCGAACCCCTTCTGACCGAATCCGCCGCCGACCGACGGACTGCTCACCACCACCTTCGCCGGGTCCAGCCGCAGATTGCCCGCGATGGCGCCCTTGACCATGTTGCTGCCCTGGGTGCCTTCGTAGACCTGGAGCCGTCCGTCGGCCCAGACGGCCGTGGTGGACAGCATCTCGATCGGATTGTGATGCTGGTTCGGGCTGAAATACTCTCCGCTTAACCGCGTGACCGCCCCGGCCAGGGCCGCGTCCGCGTCTCCGGCCTTTACGTCCTCCACGGGCTCGCGCACGCCGCCCTCGCTGTCGATCAACGGCGAGAAGGCGGCGGCCTCGTAACGGACCCGCACCGCTTCCATGCCCTCGACCGCGGCTTCGTGGCTCTCGGCCACGACGAGGGCGACGGGCTCGCCCCGATAGGAGATCCGGTCCACGATCATGGGCGGCGGCGGCGGTCCGCCCGGCCCCGGAGGCGGCGGCGCCGGGCAATCGGCCGCCGTCAGGACGCGCACGACGCCAGGAACCGCCAAGGCGGCGTCGGTCTCGACCTTCCCCACCCGACCGCGGGCGATCGTCGAGGTCACCATCATCCCGTAGAGCAGGCCCTCGAGCGCCACGTCGGCGGCGTACTTGAGGCGACCGGTTACCTTTTCCCGGGCGTCGACCCGGGGGCGGTTCGGAAAAGGAGCGGTGGTCATCTCAGATCCTCCTCGCCGCGATCATCAGGGCGTCGGCGACGGTGCGCGCGCCCAGTTCGATCTTGAAGCCGTTGTGGCGCCCCGCCACGGCCCCGGCCAGGGCCGCATGCCCGGCCTCCAGAGCCGTCTCCGGCGTCAGGCGGCGACCCACGAGGCCCGTTTCGGCGGCCGTCGCCCGCCAAGGGCGCGTCGCCACGCCGCCGAGCGCGATCCGCGCCGCCGTGATCCGGTCACCCGACGTCTCCAGCGCGACGGCGGCGGAGGTCAGGGCGAAGGCGTAGCTCTCCCGGTCGCGGATCTTGTGATAGGTCGAACGCCGTCCGGCCCGGGTCTTGGGCACGACGATGGCGGTGATCATCTCGCCGGGCTGGAGATTGAACTCCAGATGGGGCGTGTCGCCCGGCAGACGATAGAGCCGCTCGATCGGGAGGGTCCGCCGCCCCGCAGGGCCCAGAACCTCGACCTCGGCGTCCAGGGCCGTCAGGGCCACCGGCCAGTCGCCCGGGGAAACGGCATTGCAATGCGCGCTCTGCCCCAGCACGGCCTGGCCGCGATCGAGCCCCTCGAGGGCGGCGCAGCCGGAGCCCGGCTCGCGCTTGTTGCACGGATAGGCCCCGGCCGGTCCGTTGCGGAAATAAAGGCAGCGCGTGCGCTGAAGCAGGTTGCCGCCCACGGTCGCCATGTTGCGCAGCTGTTGCGACGCCGCCTTCGACAGCGACTCGGCCAGAACCGGATAGTCGCGCAGCACCACGGGATGGGCCGCGACGGCGCTCATCGGGGCCAGAGCCTCGAACCTGAGACGCCGTCCCCCGGTGTGGATCCCGTCCAGGCCGCGGATCGCGGTGACGTCGACAAGGTGGCCGGGCTGCTCGATGTTCAGCTTCATCAGGTCGAACAGGGTGGTGCCGCCGGCGATATAGCGGGCGCCCGCGCCGGCCGCGGCGAAGGCCGCGACGGCCGCGTCGGGCGTTTCGGGCCGGGCGTAGGTGAAGCGTCGCATCAGCCCCTCCCCCCCTGGCGCGCGACGTCCTCGATGGCGGCGACGATGCCGACATAGGCGCCGCAGCGACAGATGTTGCCGCTCATGTACTCGCGGATGCTCTCGGGGCTGGTGGCGTTGCCTTCGCCCACGCAGGCGATGGCGGCCATGATCTGGCCAGGCGTGCAGTAGCCGCATTGCAGGGCGTCGTGGTCGATGAAGGCCTGCTGCATGGGATGCAGGCGGTCGCCGTCGGCGACGCCCTCGATGGTGGTGACCGCCCGGCCGTCGACCTTCGCGGCCAGGGTCAGGCAGGACACCACCCGCCGGCCGTCGACATGCACCGTGCAGGCGCCGCATTGGCCGTGGTCGCATCCCTTCTTGGCGCCGGTGAGTTTCAGGGTCTCGCGCAGCATGTCGAGCAGGCTGGTGCGGACATCGATCCCCGCCTCCACGGCCTCGCCGTTGACGATCGGCCGGACGACGAGGTCGGCGCCGAAAGCCCGAGCCGTGACCGGCGCCGCCTGGGCCGGGCTCTCCGCCCGGGCGGCGGGGCTCGCCAACACGGCCGCAGCCACGCCGCCCACGCCCAGGGCGCCGCGCCGGGTGAGGTCGAGATCGTGATCAGGATCGTCGGGTCGGTCGGTCGGGCGCATGGCGTCTCTCCCTGGTCGTGAAGGCGGTCGTGCCGAAAGCTAACCTGAGGCGTCCGGCTCCGTCCGAAGCGATCGTCTCAAAGGGCCGTTCGATCGTCCTGTCCGGCCCGCAACAGGCGACGCCGGTATTCCGTCGGCGCGTGACCCGACCAGCGCCGGAAGGCCTTGCTGAAGGCGGCCTCGGACTCATAGCCGGCCGCAGCCGCCAGTTCGGCGAGCGGCACCCGGCGCGTCGCCAGATCGCCGGCGGCGCGGAACATCCGGTGACGGGTCAGGTAATCGAGCGGGGCCTGGCCGGTGACGGCGCGGAACCGGGCGGCGAACCGGGACCGCGACATGCCGGCCTCGCGCGCGAGCAGTTCCACCGACCAGCGGCGTTCCGGCGTCCGGTGAATGGCCGAAAGGGCCCCGGAGATCTCGGGATCCGCCAATCCCCTCAGCCACCCCGCCGGCGCCTCGCTCGACGTCAGCTGTCGCCGGATCACTTGTGCGAGCAGCAGGTCCGCCAGCTTGCCGCCGACGCCCTCCGCCCCGGGCGCGCGCGTGCGGATCTCCCGATCCAGCAAGCCGGCCAAGGCCTGGAGGTCCGCGTCCGACCGCGCCACCATGACCGACGGCAGCCCTTGCAGGAACGGGTTGGGGCGGGGATCGTGGAAGGCGAAGACGCCCGAGATCAGGACGGTTTCCGGAGCGCCTTCGCCCAGTACCAGATCGCAGGTCTTGAACCGTTCGCCGGGGCTCCAGCGGCCGAGGCCTTCACGGGCCACGATCTCGCTCCAGGGCCGGGTCCGGGCGCCGGGGCCGGACAGGAGCAGATGGGGATCGCCGTGCGACAGAACGGCCACGTCGCCCTCCCCGAGCCGGCGGGGCTCGCCGAGCGCGTCGGCGACGACCCATGCCTCTCCGCTCACAACCAGATGAAACGGGGCGCCCTGAAGGTCCGGCTTGGCGTAACCCCAGTCGCCTCTCAGCGTCATGCGCGAGAAGACCACGCCCTGCAGGCGCAGATCCGAGAAGACGTCGTCAATCAGCGCCAATCCGTCCCTCCTTCACGCGCGTGCGCAACGGCGCCGGCGCCGCGGACGCGCATCGATCCAAGCGCGGTCCCGCTCAGAGCTCACGCCCCAGAAGACGATCGACCGACCAACGGCCGCCGCCCTGCACGGCGATCCACAGTGCTATAAAGCCGAGGATCAGGGGATACTCGACGCCCCGGTCGATCCAGGGATAGATCGGCCCCAGAGCCAGGCAGATGACCGCCATCTGCACGGCCAGCATGGGGGCGAACAGCCGGGTGGCGAACCCGGCCGCGACGGCCAGGCCGCCGAAGGTCTCCAGCAGGGCGACAAGGGCCGCGAGTTCTGGCGCGAAGGGCAGACCTAGGACGTTTCCGATCAGGTTCGTGGAGCCGGCCATGGGGTCCGCCATCGATCCGTGAGCGGTTCCCAGCAGCTTCGGCACGCCGTGGGTTACGATGGTGAGGCCGAAGGCCGCGCGCAGCATCGCCGAGGCGACCGGGCCCGCGACCGCATAGAAGGGCCCCAGGGCGGGAATGAGAAGCCGGGCGTCTCGCCCGGCCGGGCCGCGCGGATCGGGGATGGGCAAGCGGACCTCCTGCACGCCGTGGAAACAGGAGGGTCAGGGTAGCTGGTTCGCGGGAGACGACTAGTCCGGCGATCCGGACATCACTATTCCGAAATATTGAACAATCCGCTACCAGCCGGCCATGGACCGGATCGACATCATGCGCCTCTTCGTCCGCATCGTGGAGCGCGGCAGCTTCACCGCGGCCGCGGTCGACCTCGGCCTGCCGCGCGCGACGGCGACCACGGCCATCCAGCGGCTGGAGCGCGATCTCGGGGTTCGTCTGCTCGAGCGCACGACGCGCCGCGTCAGGCCGACGCTCGACGGCGCCCTGTACCAGGAGCGCTGCGTCCAGCTGCTGGCGGACCTCGACGAGGCGGAGACCATCTTCCGCAACGCCGAACCCCGCGGCCCCCTGCGTGTCGATCTCCAGGGCACGCTCGCCCGCTTCTTCGTCTTGCCGGCCCTGCCGGACTTCATCGCCCGCTACCCCGACATCACCCTGAATCTCAGCGAGGGCGACCGGATGGTCGACCTGGTCGCGGAAGGCGTCGACTGCGTCCTGCGCGCGGGCGACCTGCCCGATTCCGGCCTCGTCGGACGCAAGGTGGCGAGCTTCGAACAGGTCACCGTGGCGAGTCCGGACTATCTCGAGCGGCACGGCGAGCCCCTGACGCCGGACGACCTAGAAGGTCATCTGATGGTCGCCTATACGGCCTCGGCGACCGGCAAACCCTATCCACTGGAGTTCGGGGACGCCCCTCTCGTCCGCGAAGTCCCCCTGCCCTTCAAGATCGTGGTGCGGGGCGCAGAGACCTATACGGCCGCCGGCCGGGCGGGCCTTGGCCTGATCCAGATCCCGCGCTACCGCGTCGTTCGCGAGATCGCGGCGGGCGCCTTCCTGCCGGTCCTCGCCGAGACGCCGCCGCCGCCGATGCCGGTCTACGTCCTCTATCCCCACAACCGGCATCTCTCGTCGCGCCTTCGCGCCTTCGTCGACTGGATCGCCGAGGTCTTCCGGGTCGCCGCGCCCGAGGGAACCGGTTCCGGGGACTGAACGCCCTGAAGGCGGTCCCGGCGCTGTCGAAGGGGGCCGCGATCGCCATCCCGGGACGCCGCAGGGTTGGCCGAAGTGGGCGAGCGGGAGGATCAGGCAAATAAATCCGATGATCCGATATATTGTCGGAGGCCGTCCCGGCCGATGCTGCCGGCCCTGGAGCAGGTGTTCGAAGGGCTTTTGATCGTGACCCGATCTCCGAAATCGACGAACGCCGGTCCCGTCGGGACGGACAAGCCGCGACGCCGGCTCTTCACGCGTCGGCGCGTCCTGACCACGGGCGGGGTGGTCGTCGGCGGCGCCCTCGTGCTGGGCACGGCCGGCGCCAACATCACCCGCATCCTGGGCGCCGGCGCGGTGCGGCCCGAGGACAGCCCGTTCGGCCCCTACCTCCGCATCGAGGCCGACGGTTCGGTGATCGTCGCCAACGCCTTCCAGGAAATGGGCCAGGGCGTCCACGCGGGGCTGGCCGCCATCGTCGCCGAGGAGCTGGACGCCGACTGGGACCGGGTGCGGGTCGAGACCGCCCCGGCCAACGCCGCCGTCTACGGGGTCCAGGGCACGGCGGGCTCCAACACCATCGCCACCTCCTGGGACCGCATGCGCAAGGTCGGCGCCGCGGCGCGGGCCATGCTGGTGCAGGCCGCCGCCGCGCGGTGGAACGTGTCCCCCGCCCGCCTGACGGTCGCCGACGGCGTGGTCCGGCACGCCGCGTCCGGCCGGTCCGCCGGCTTCGGCGAACTCGTCGGGGCGGCCGCGGCGTTCGAGCCGCCGCAGGACCCGCCCCTCAAGCGGCCGAACCAGTTCACCCTGATCGGCACGCCCCGCGTCCGGCGGCTGGACAGCCTGCCCAAGAGCACCGGCGCCCAGATCTACACCCAGGATGTGCGCCTGCCGAACATGCTGACGGCCATGGTCGCGCGCTCGCCGCGCTTCGGCGGCCGGCTGCGGCGGTTCGACGACCGCGACGCCCGGCGGGTCCCCGGCGTGGTCGACGTCTTCGCCATCCCCACCGGGGTGGCCGTGGTCGCCGAACACGCCTGGGCCGCGCAGAAAGGCCGCGAGGCCTTGCGGATCCTGTGGGACGACAGCGAGGCCGAACGCCGCTCGGACGCCGAGATCGCCGCCTGGTATCGCGACATCGCGGACGGGCGGGTCCAACACGGCTCGACGGCCTTCGGCGCCAAGGGCGATCCGGACGCCGCCTTCGCGGGCGACCTGTTCGAGACCTCGATGACCCTGCCCTTCCTCGCGCACGGGCCCATGGAGCCGCTGAACTGCGTGGCCCAGGTCGACGGTCTCGACGTGACCCTCTGGTCCGGGACCCAGCTCCAGACCCCCGACCAGGTGGCCGTGGCCGCGGCCATGGGCACGGCGCCCGGACGGGTGCGGATCAACACCCTGTCGGCCGGCGGCTCGTTCGGGCGGCGGGGGGTGCTCGGGGCGCATTATTCGGTGGAGGCGGCGCGGATCGCCCGCCGCACCCAAGGACGGCCGGTCAAGGTGCTGTGGAGTCGCGAGGACGACATGGCCGGCGGCGTCTACCGCCCCATGGCGCACCACAAGATCACCGTCGCCGTCGATGAGGCCGGCTATCCGAAGGCGTGGCGGCACCGGGCGGTCGCCCAGGCGCTGCTCCCCGTCGTGCCGCCACAGCAGACCATCGAAGGCGTCGAACCGTCGCCTTATCTTGAGTTCGCAGAAACCGTCGACTGTCGCGTCTACAGTCCCCGGCTGGCGATCTCCACGGGCTTCTGGCGATCGGTGGGCCACTCCCACACCTTCACCGCGCTCGAGCACGCCATCGACCAACTGGCGCGACGGGCGAACATCGATCCCGCCGACTATCGGCGGCACATCTATTCGCGCGTCAACGCCCGCTCCTATCTGGACGTGCTCAACCTGGCCTGCGAGCGGGCCGGCTGGGGCGGGCCGATAGAGTCGGGGTGGGCCCGCGGCCTGGCGGTCGGCCGATGTTTCGGGACGACGGTCGCCCAGATCGCGGAAGTGACCCTCACCCCGGCCGGGCCGCGCGTCCGCCGCGTGGTCGCGGCGGTTCACTGCGGCATCGCCGTGGCTCCCGACCTCGTGGCCGCGCAGATCGAGGGCGGGATCATCTACGGCCTGAGCGCCGGCCTCTACGGTGCGGTGCGCTTCCGCGACGGGATCGTTCAGAACCCGAACTTCAAGGATTATCGCTCGGTGCGCATGCATGAGGCGCCCGAGATCGAGACCTACATCGTGCCCTCTGCGGACCCGCCCACGGGCGTCGGCGAACCCGGAACCCCGCTGATCACTCCCGCCGTCGCCAACGCCCTGCTCGTCCTGACGGGCAAGGCGACGCGGCGCACCCCCCTCATCGAGGCCTGACCCATGCGCTACACCCTCACCGTGAACGGGGCCGCCCATGTCGTGGACGCCGATCCCGGCATGCCGCTGCTGTGGGTGCTGCGCGATCTCCTGGGGCTCACGGGCTCCAAATACGGATGCGGTGTCGCCCAGTGCGGAGCCTGCACCGTGCACATCGACGGGTCTCCGCGCCGGGCCTGCAGCGTCGCGGTGTCGGCGGTCGACGGCGCCGTGACCACGATCGAGGGCGCTTCGGGGCCGGTGGCGGAAGCTATCCGGGCCGCCTGGGTGGCGCGGGACGTGCCCCAGTGCGGCTTCTGCCAATCGGGTCAGGTGATGAGCGCCATCGCCCTGCTCAACGCCGTCCCCCGTCCGGACGATGACGACATCAACGCCGCGATGACGGGCAACATCTGTCGTTGCGGGACCTACGGCCGCATCCGGGCGGCCATCAAGGACGCGGCCGCCGCCGCAGGAGGCTGAGATGGCGCGTGAACCCGGTCGCCGCAGTTTCCCGCGCCGCCACCCGATTCTCACCGGTCTGGCCGTCCTGATCGTCGGCTTCGTCGCCTGGTCGTCAGTAAACAGCTACCTCCACCGGCCCGAACGGGAGGACATCGCCCCGGTCGAGGCGACGCGCGCGATCGATCATCTTCAGCCGGTCGCCGCCTTCGCCAGCATCCCCGACGAGGCCAGCCGGTCCGTCGCCCTCTTCAATGAGGCCGGGCGGGTGATCCAGCATCCCCGCTGCATGAACTGCCATCCGGTCGGCGATCGCCCGACGCAGGGCGATCGGATGCGGCCGCACGAGCCCTGGGTCACGCGCGGCCCGGACGGTCACGGCGCGCCGGGGCTGGAATGCAAGACCTGCCACGGCTTCACCAATTTCGACCCGTCCGGCGTGCCCGGCGATCCGCACTGGGCCCTCGCGCCGGCGGACATGGCCTGGCAGGGCAAGACGCTCGGCGAGATCTGTCGGCAGATCAAGGACCGCGCGCGCAACGGCGACCGCAGCCTCGATGACATCGTGCGCCACATGGCCGAGGACGGGCTGGTGGGCTGGGCCTGGAACCCCGGCGGCGCCCGCACCCCCGCTCCCGGCACCCAGCAGGAGTTCGGCGCGCTGATCCGCGCCTGGGTCTCCACCGGAGCCCAGTGCCCGGCGTAACATGCGCCCGTTGGAGGCAGGCGCGCTCGGCCGGCGGCCCGCCCCGTTCGGGGAGTATGCGGTCCACGCCGCTCTGTACGCCTATGCGGCCAGCGCTCCGATGGCTTGGTCCGCCTGGGCGATCGCCGCATCGCGCTGTTCGGGCCCGACCAGAATCCCCTCGGCGATGACAAACTCCGGCGTCACCCCGATGAAACCGAAGACGGTGGTCAGATAAGTCTCGGCATGCTCGGCCGCCCGCCTTCCGGTGTCGGCGCCATAGAAGCCGCCCCTGGACACCGCCACGATCACCCGCTTGTCGCCCGCCAGCCCGACCGGGCCCGCCTCCCCGTATCTGAAGGTCCGGCCCGCCACCAGGATGCGATCAATCCAAGCCTTAAGCTGGCTGGAGACGTTGAAATTGTACATCGGCGCCCCGACCACGACGACGTCGGCGGCCAGGAACTCCTCCAGCACCGGCGTCGTCTGCTCCGCCGCCGGCAGGTCGGCCAGGGTCAGGTGCCCGAGCGGCTCCGCGGCCAGGTCGCGATAGGTCGTCTCGAGCGCCGGATCGCCTTCGCGCAGGCGCGCCACGATGTCCGCCGTCAGCTTGCGGCTGACCGATCCGTCGCCGGTGATGGCGCTGTCGATGTGCAGCAGTTTCATTCTGTAACTCACTTCCGGTTTGTGCCCGGTGACGGAAGTGCGATAAGGGCCGACCGCCCGCAAGACGGCACATTCTAGTAACCCAAGGCACACCCAGGTGACCGACAACGCCATCGCCCACACCGCAGAACAGTGCATGCGCGTCAGCGACGTCCTGGCCCGGGTCGGCGACAAATGGAGCATCCTGGTCATCGCCGCCCTCGGCGAGCGCCCCTACCGCTTCAATGAACTGAAGCGGGCGATCGAGGGCGTGTCCCAGCGTATGCTGACCCTGACGGTGCGGGGTCTGGAACGCGACGGCTTCATCACCCGTACGGTGACCCCCAGCATCCCGCCGCGCGTGGACTACGCCCTGACCGACCTGGGACGTTCGGTGCTTGAAGCGGCCCGGACCATGGGCGAGTGGGCCGCGACCCACCGCGCCACCGTCGAGGCGGCGCGCCAGGCCTTCGACGCCCGGGCCGCGGAGGCCCTGTAGTCAGATCGCCAACTGGTCGCCCCTGAGGGTCAGAACCGGCACGACGATCTCTTCCTCATCCCACAGATGACGGTTGATCAGGCGCGTTCCGCGTTCGACCCGGTCGGCGAGCGCTCCGGCCAGCGGTCTCAGATCCGTTGTCGCCCCCGCCCGGAGCAAGGCGTTGGCGTCGTCCGCCATCCCCGCCAGCAGCGCCTCGATCTGGTCGTGGTCCCGGTCAAGCAGGGCGAAGCCCTCCGTCATGCGCGGTTCCGCCGCCGTCAGGAGCGGGAAGGCCTGGCGGGTCTCCCGCTCGTGGTGATGGTGCAGATGGGTCAGCATCTGTCTCAGCCGGGGCGTGGCCGCGCCGCGGTAATCGGCCGCCTCGATCCGTCCTTCGCGCCACAGGGCGCCGATCTCGCCCAAGGCCGTCATCTGTCCCCGGAACCAGTCATGGACCTCTAGCCAGTGACGCGCCGTCGGATGGATCTCCAGGGCCGGCCACTGCGCGCGCGGATAGACGGCCTCCAGATAGCGGAAGGCCTCCGGCAGGGCCTGGCGCGTAACCAGATTGTCCGAAAGCGCCCACGCCTTGTCCGGAGGACTGGGC
Coding sequences within it:
- a CDS encoding AraC family transcriptional regulator: MALIDDVFSDLRLQGVVFSRMTLRGDWGYAKPDLQGAPFHLVVSGEAWVVADALGEPRRLGEGDVAVLSHGDPHLLLSGPGARTRPWSEIVAREGLGRWSPGERFKTCDLVLGEGAPETVLISGVFAFHDPRPNPFLQGLPSVMVARSDADLQALAGLLDREIRTRAPGAEGVGGKLADLLLAQVIRRQLTSSEAPAGWLRGLADPEISGALSAIHRTPERRWSVELLAREAGMSRSRFAARFRAVTGQAPLDYLTRHRMFRAAGDLATRRVPLAELAAAAGYESEAAFSKAFRRWSGHAPTEYRRRLLRAGQDDRTAL
- a CDS encoding DoxX family protein, which codes for MPIPDPRGPAGRDARLLIPALGPFYAVAGPVASAMLRAAFGLTIVTHGVPKLLGTAHGSMADPMAGSTNLIGNVLGLPFAPELAALVALLETFGGLAVAAGFATRLFAPMLAVQMAVICLALGPIYPWIDRGVEYPLILGFIALWIAVQGGGRWSVDRLLGREL
- a CDS encoding LysR family transcriptional regulator, giving the protein MDRIDIMRLFVRIVERGSFTAAAVDLGLPRATATTAIQRLERDLGVRLLERTTRRVRPTLDGALYQERCVQLLADLDEAETIFRNAEPRGPLRVDLQGTLARFFVLPALPDFIARYPDITLNLSEGDRMVDLVAEGVDCVLRAGDLPDSGLVGRKVASFEQVTVASPDYLERHGEPLTPDDLEGHLMVAYTASATGKPYPLEFGDAPLVREVPLPFKIVVRGAETYTAAGRAGLGLIQIPRYRVVREIAAGAFLPVLAETPPPPMPVYVLYPHNRHLSSRLRAFVDWIAEVFRVAAPEGTGSGD
- a CDS encoding molybdopterin cofactor-binding domain-containing protein → MLPALEQVFEGLLIVTRSPKSTNAGPVGTDKPRRRLFTRRRVLTTGGVVVGGALVLGTAGANITRILGAGAVRPEDSPFGPYLRIEADGSVIVANAFQEMGQGVHAGLAAIVAEELDADWDRVRVETAPANAAVYGVQGTAGSNTIATSWDRMRKVGAAARAMLVQAAAARWNVSPARLTVADGVVRHAASGRSAGFGELVGAAAAFEPPQDPPLKRPNQFTLIGTPRVRRLDSLPKSTGAQIYTQDVRLPNMLTAMVARSPRFGGRLRRFDDRDARRVPGVVDVFAIPTGVAVVAEHAWAAQKGREALRILWDDSEAERRSDAEIAAWYRDIADGRVQHGSTAFGAKGDPDAAFAGDLFETSMTLPFLAHGPMEPLNCVAQVDGLDVTLWSGTQLQTPDQVAVAAAMGTAPGRVRINTLSAGGSFGRRGVLGAHYSVEAARIARRTQGRPVKVLWSREDDMAGGVYRPMAHHKITVAVDEAGYPKAWRHRAVAQALLPVVPPQQTIEGVEPSPYLEFAETVDCRVYSPRLAISTGFWRSVGHSHTFTALEHAIDQLARRANIDPADYRRHIYSRVNARSYLDVLNLACERAGWGGPIESGWARGLAVGRCFGTTVAQIAEVTLTPAGPRVRRVVAAVHCGIAVAPDLVAAQIEGGIIYGLSAGLYGAVRFRDGIVQNPNFKDYRSVRMHEAPEIETYIVPSADPPTGVGEPGTPLITPAVANALLVLTGKATRRTPLIEA
- a CDS encoding (2Fe-2S)-binding protein, whose product is MRYTLTVNGAAHVVDADPGMPLLWVLRDLLGLTGSKYGCGVAQCGACTVHIDGSPRRACSVAVSAVDGAVTTIEGASGPVAEAIRAAWVARDVPQCGFCQSGQVMSAIALLNAVPRPDDDDINAAMTGNICRCGTYGRIRAAIKDAAAAAGG
- a CDS encoding Isoquinoline 1-oxidoreductase subunit encodes the protein MAREPGRRSFPRRHPILTGLAVLIVGFVAWSSVNSYLHRPEREDIAPVEATRAIDHLQPVAAFASIPDEASRSVALFNEAGRVIQHPRCMNCHPVGDRPTQGDRMRPHEPWVTRGPDGHGAPGLECKTCHGFTNFDPSGVPGDPHWALAPADMAWQGKTLGEICRQIKDRARNGDRSLDDIVRHMAEDGLVGWAWNPGGARTPAPGTQQEFGALIRAWVSTGAQCPA
- a CDS encoding FMN-dependent NADH-azoreductase → MKLLHIDSAITGDGSVSRKLTADIVARLREGDPALETTYRDLAAEPLGHLTLADLPAAEQTTPVLEEFLAADVVVVGAPMYNFNVSSQLKAWIDRILVAGRTFRYGEAGPVGLAGDKRVIVAVSRGGFYGADTGRRAAEHAETYLTTVFGFIGVTPEFVIAEGILVGPEQRDAAIAQADQAIGALAA